One Myripristis murdjan chromosome 17, fMyrMur1.1, whole genome shotgun sequence DNA segment encodes these proteins:
- the LOC115374834 gene encoding E3 ubiquitin-protein ligase RNF126-like, translating to MLGRYFRFLFLVSVATNVAQVLLLSLVATRPYRNHRASLPDREMAEAPPRPCRFFCHRCSAEISPRLPDYTCPRCESGFIEELPEERSTENGSTSTGSSSEQNRPAFENMDHQHLFTFPPGYGQFALGIFDENFDLRAGLPAEDNRETENRREREMASRQRYSTRQPRGRHVPRRQGTRHEGVPTLEGIIQQLVNGIIAPTAMPNIGMGPWGMLHSNPMDYAWGANGLDAIITQLLNQFENTGPPPADRERIKSLPTITIKEEHVGAGLECPVCKEDYSVGENVRQLPCNHLFHNDCIVPWLEQHDTCPVCRKSLSGQNTATDPPGLSGMNFSPSSSSSSSPSSPSNENAASNS from the exons ATGCTAGGCAGGTATTTCCGTTTCCTGTTCCTCGTTTCCGTTGCAACGAACGTCGCtcaggttttgttgttgtccctTGTTGCTACCCGTCCGTACCGTAACCATCGAGCTAGCTTACCTGACAGAGAAATGGCTGAAGCTCCTCCACGGCCCTGCCGGTTTTTTTGTCACCGATGCTCAGCAGAGATCAGTCCGCGTTTACCG GACTATACCTGTCCACGGTGTGAATCTGGCTTCATTGAGGAACTGCCTGAGGAAAGAAG CACTGAAAATGGGTCCACATCCACAGGCTCAAGCAGCGAACAGAACCGGCCAGCCTTTGAG AACATGGACCACCAGCACTTGTTCACGTTCCCTCCTGGGTATGGCCAATTTGCCCTGGGTATTTTCGATGAGAACTTTGACCTCCGAGCAGGGCTGCCTGCAGAAGACAAccgagagacagagaacaggaGAGAACGGGAGATGGCGTCACGTCAGCGGTACAGCACGCGGCAACCGCGGGGTCGGCACGTCCCTCGACGACAGGGTACGCGCCATGAAGGAGTGCCCACGTTAGAGGG AATTATCCAACAGCTAGTAAATGGGATCATAGCACCGACAGCTATGCCAAACATTGGGATGGGACCATG gggTATGCTGCATTCCAATCCAATGGACTATGCCTGGGGTGCCAATGGACTAGATGCTATCATTACACAG TTACTTAATCAGTTTGAGAACACGGGTCCTCCCCCTGCAGATAGAGAAAGGATAAAGAGTTTACCTACCATCACCATCAAAGAGGAACATGTGG GTGCTGGTCTAGAGTGTCCTGTGTGCAAAGAAGACTACAGTGTCGGGGAGAACGTTAGACAACTGCCGTGCAATCATTTGTTCCACAATGACTGTATAGTACCTTGGCTGGAGCAG CACGACACGTGTCCTGTGTGCAGAAAGAGCCTTAGCGGACAGAACACAGCCACAGACCCACCGGGGTTATCAGGAATGaacttctctccttcctcctcatcctcttcctctcccagtTCACCTAGCAATGAGAACGCTGCCAGCAACTCATAG
- the sugp1 gene encoding SURP and G-patch domain-containing protein 1: MDSSDAGRGGWKSKSVRPQKNKMSMNILRQEELIAQKKREIEAKLAEQAKKNVQTPSKPLPQSISPSPQGTSNKFANDGSFLQQFMKMQKDKSNSGSGSASDAKTPSPSTPSSGGNPLHKKSILVGKRPGLGISSMLNQFKNYSQSKKNPVLSQRPSVFCSPDGEDEEEEADDDSTYLEMKVSPPEDSDTRLILDKLASFVAEGGPELERKAKEDYKDNPVFSFLYDKSSRDYAYYRKRVAEFRKKLTKPENTSDNVSPPVDEETQQVAEKLAKFVAEGGPEVEAIAAERNRDNPAFSFLYDHQSPAHRYYQEKVEEYRQASASRSSSSSAAESVTEVQQPAAPSLPVGPPPPSFQYPCQTNQVNSMLSPHSQEAAGPPVKRKRKSRWGSEDDKVELPIPPIIIPQEVDYTDPNTPSLSAQELRGLGYKKGKPLGLVGVTELSEEQKKQLKEQQEMQEMYDMIMKHKRAMAEMQAMWEKAMKDHQHEYDSDEEVDQEAGTWEHRLRQMEMEKTREWAESLTEMGKGKHFIGDFLPPEELEKFMETFKALKEGRDPDYSEYKEFKLTVENLGFRMLMKMGWKEGDGLGSDGQGIKAPVNRGTTAVNGAGFGVDRPAELTGNDDEYDAFRKRMMLAYRFRPNPLNNPRRPYY, from the exons ATGGACTCTAGCGATGCAG GGCGAGGAGGCTGGAAGTCCAAGTCTGTCagaccacagaaaaacaaaatgagtatGAACATTCTTCGTCAAGAGGAGCTCATAGctcagaaaaagagggagattgAGGCCAAGCTGGCAGAGCAAGCCAAAAAGAATGTGCAAACTCCAAGCAAGCCCTTGCCTCAAAG CATTTCTCCCAGTCCCCAAGGAACCTCAAACAAGTTTGCGAATGATGGGAGCTTCTTGCAACAGTTCATGAAGATGCAGAAGGACAAGTCAAACTCCGGTTCTG GTTCTGCCAGTGACGCCAAAACTCCTTCTCCTTCAACTCCATCATCAGGAGGAAACCCATTGCATAAAAAGAGCATCCTTGTAGGCAAGAGGCCTGGCCTGGGAATCAGTAGCATGCTTAATCAGTTCAAGAACTACTCCCAGTCTAAGAAGAACCCTGTCCTCAGCCAGAGGCCGAGTGTATTTTGCTCTCCAGATggagaagacgaggaagaagaggcTGATGATGACTCCACATACCTAGAGATGAAAG TCTCTCCCCCAGAGGACTCAGACACCAGACTCATTCTGGACAAGCTGGCCTCATTTGTGGCAGAGGGGGGACCTGAGCTAGAGAGAAAGGCCAAGGAGGACTATAAGGACAATCCAGTTTTCTC ATTTTTGTATGATAAGAGCAGCAGAGATTATGCCTACTACAGAAAGAGAGTTGCAGAATTCAGAAAGAAATTGACAAAGCCTGAGAATACGTCAGATAATG TCTCCCCCCCAGTGGACGAGGAAACCCAGCAGGTGGCTGAGAAGCTGGCCAAGTTTGTGGCGGAGGGTGGCCCCGAGGTGGAAGCCATCGCTGCCGAGCGCAACCGAGACAACCCTGCATTCAG TTTTTTATACGACCACCAAAGTCCAGCCCACCGTTATTACCAAGAGAAAGTGGAGGAATATCGTCAAGCCTCGGCTTCCAGGAGCTCCTCATCTTCAGCAGCAGAGTCAGTGACTGAAGTCCAGCAACCAGCTGCACCTTCACTACCAGTGGGTCCTCCACCTCCGTCTTTCCAGTACCCCTGTCAAACCAATCAGGTGAACTCCATGCTATCACCACACAGTCAGGAGGCAGCAGGCCCTCCCGTCAAACGGAAGCGAAAGAGTCGATGGGGATCCGAAGATGACAAAGTGGAGCTGCCCATTCCTCCCATCATCATCCCTCAGGAGGTTGATTATACAGATCCCAACACACCTTCTCTGTCTG CCCAGGAGCTGAGAGGTCTTGGTTATAAGAAGGGGAAGCCTCTCGGTCTGGTAGGGGTGACAGAGCTATCTGAGGAGCAGAAGAAACAGCTTAAAGAACAACaagag ATGCAAGAGATGTATGACATGATCATGAAGCACAAGCGTGCAATGGCAGAGATGCAGGCGATGTGGGAAAAGGCCATGAAAGACCACCAACATGAGTATGACAGTGATGAAGAAGTGGACCAGGAGGCCGGCACCTGGGAACATCGCCTCCGACAGATGGAAATGGAGAAGACACGTG AGTGGGCAGAGTCTCTGACAGAAATGGGGAAAGGGAAACACTTTATCGGTGACTTCCTCCCCCCTGAGGAACTGGAGAAATTCATGGAAACCTTCAAGGCTCTCAAG GAGGGCCGTGACCCAGACTACTCAGAATACAAGGAGTTCAAGTTGACAGTGGAGAATCTCGGCTTCCGCATGCTAATGAAGATGGGTTGGAAGGAAGGTGATGGACTGGGCAGTGACGGACAGGGTATCAAAGCTCCTGTCAACAG AGGAACCACAGCTGTGAACGGGGCCGGGTTTGGAGTCGACCGCCCAGCTGAGCTCACAGGAAATGACGATGAATATGATGCTTTCAGAAAGAGGATGATGCTCGCTTACCGCTTCAGGCCCAATCCACTG AATAATCCACGAAGACCATATTACTGA